A genomic region of Persephonella marina EX-H1 contains the following coding sequences:
- a CDS encoding DNA-directed RNA polymerase subunit beta yields MRNIKHLPFNPLRKNLSRRKEVISPPDLLHVQKKSFEDFVQFNKNPYKRENKGLENIFRTSFPFEDPNGQIEIRYIAYEIGDWECGKCRKPLPEDVVGGPEIPCPNCGGVLIYKEKNSIEECKYKGLTYSAPLRVLLELIVNHVDPSTGEITPKTIKRHKVYFGDIPLLTDKAYFIINGSERVVVSQLIRSSGIFFEAKEDKTKDILTRIIYKGSIIPEKGSRLEFEHATNVEIFNARIDRRKLLGTTILRAFGLDSAYKILKAFYSDVKRYVKKDNEYIDEKTGVVYNIDELVKELENDEIFITYTVEEQDEKGNAVTIRHEKAVEPQNLEKYLLDDRLTIEEIVAISPLVFRKSPYGNIIIETLKKDEPQINAMFTFQDAARVDIYRKMRPTDTAVMDPKAFLKRANELFNSVFYDHQRYDLSKVGRVKINAKVHDIPKTIKPLDLDTLLEKYPPLALGEDVEIEGETLKAGTKIDQSVIEKLKTLKFEEIKVEQYLDDEARFILLPDVIAIVKYLLEIRLGKKELDDIAHLGNRRVRPVGELLENQARLGLVRMNKAFRDRVATVDIEDPNLKAADIVNPRYVTGSILEFLKGGQLSQFMDQANPLAELTHKRRLSALGPGGLTRDSAKFEIRDVHPTHYGRVCPIETPEGQNIGLISSMTVYSTINEFGFLVSPYRKVKNGKVTNEIEYLAAYDEEKYVIAQANAPVDDEGNFLAERVLARAKGDIRLVDPKEVDYMDVSPKQVVSVSASLIPFLEHDDANRALMGSNMQRQAVPLLKTEYPLVGTGMEKIVAKNSGAAVVAKRGGVVESVSGNRIVIKVNPEEINQDDPLDIGLDVYELMKFKGSNQATCMNQRPLVRRGDKVEAGAIIADGTSTYRGELALGKNVLVAFMPWRGYNFEDAIVISERLVKDDVFTSIHIEEFECEARETKLGSEEITRNIVGVSEKALANLDEHGIVRVGAYVKPGDILVGKVTPKGETQPTPEEKLLLAIFGEKASEVKDSSLRVPAGVEGIVIDVQVFARKKTGKKEDRYLKQLAEEEINRLEKELEEKKRFIQARRDELVKELIIGQKVPRDIKVAGKVVVKKGEEITEKTVDAILRFIVVNPSGFLSDKKVAEDVEKIVSKAKLQIELWENIYEKQKAAVQKGSDLKPGVNELVKVYIAQKRKIQVGDKMAGRHGNKGVISVVLPEEDMPFMEDGTPVDIVLNPLGVPSRMNVGQILETHLGLAAKKLGQKLYEELKKLNSKEALIDKIIEYYEIANDTAGELAQKYREEDIRELRRYLESLDDETLKAIIKDLGEIGIPVRTPVFEGATEEDIKTMLRKAGFKETGKMKLIDGRTGEPFDLEVTAGYMYMLKLIHMVDDKIHARSTGPYSLITQQPLGGRAQFGGQRFGEMEVWALEAHGAAYTLQEMLTVKSDDIEGRKRVYESIVKGRYYYDIGVPESFKVLVRELKALALDVQCNMEGGEKQACDQVDIVSKSKKKEL; encoded by the coding sequence ATGAGAAATATCAAACATTTACCCTTCAATCCATTAAGAAAAAATCTCTCAAGAAGAAAAGAGGTAATATCTCCACCTGATCTTTTACACGTTCAGAAGAAATCTTTTGAGGATTTTGTACAGTTCAATAAAAACCCTTATAAGAGGGAGAATAAAGGCCTTGAAAACATATTCAGAACTTCCTTTCCTTTTGAAGATCCAAACGGACAGATAGAGATCAGGTATATTGCATACGAGATAGGAGACTGGGAGTGTGGTAAATGTAGAAAACCTCTTCCAGAGGATGTTGTAGGTGGGCCTGAGATACCGTGTCCTAACTGTGGTGGAGTTCTGATATACAAGGAGAAAAACAGTATAGAGGAATGTAAATACAAAGGGCTTACATACAGTGCACCCCTCAGAGTTCTTCTTGAGCTTATAGTTAACCATGTTGATCCTTCAACAGGCGAGATAACTCCAAAAACGATTAAAAGGCATAAGGTTTACTTTGGTGATATACCTTTACTTACAGATAAAGCTTATTTCATCATAAATGGTAGTGAAAGGGTTGTAGTATCACAGCTTATCAGATCTTCAGGAATATTCTTTGAGGCAAAAGAGGACAAAACTAAGGATATCCTTACAAGAATTATATACAAGGGAAGCATCATTCCTGAGAAAGGTTCAAGACTTGAGTTTGAACATGCCACAAATGTTGAGATATTCAATGCGAGAATAGACAGAAGAAAACTACTCGGAACAACTATCTTAAGGGCTTTCGGTCTTGATTCTGCTTATAAAATACTTAAAGCTTTCTACTCAGATGTTAAAAGGTATGTTAAAAAGGATAATGAGTATATTGATGAGAAAACAGGCGTTGTTTATAACATAGATGAGCTTGTTAAAGAGCTTGAGAATGATGAGATATTTATAACATACACAGTAGAAGAGCAGGATGAAAAGGGTAATGCTGTCACAATAAGACATGAAAAGGCTGTTGAGCCTCAGAACTTAGAAAAGTATCTTTTAGATGACAGGTTAACTATAGAGGAGATCGTTGCGATATCACCTCTTGTATTCAGAAAATCACCTTATGGAAATATCATAATTGAAACACTTAAGAAGGATGAGCCACAGATAAACGCTATGTTCACATTCCAGGACGCAGCAAGGGTTGATATTTACAGAAAGATGCGTCCAACAGACACAGCTGTTATGGATCCTAAAGCTTTCCTTAAGAGAGCGAATGAGCTTTTCAACAGCGTTTTCTACGATCACCAGAGATATGATCTGTCTAAGGTTGGTAGAGTTAAGATAAATGCCAAGGTTCATGATATTCCTAAAACTATAAAGCCCCTTGATCTTGACACACTTCTTGAGAAGTATCCACCTCTTGCACTTGGTGAGGATGTTGAGATTGAAGGTGAAACATTAAAAGCCGGAACAAAGATAGATCAGTCTGTTATAGAGAAACTTAAGACGTTAAAGTTTGAGGAGATAAAGGTAGAGCAGTACCTTGATGATGAGGCCAGATTTATCCTCCTCCCTGATGTTATAGCTATAGTCAAGTATCTACTTGAGATAAGACTTGGTAAGAAAGAGCTTGATGATATAGCACATCTTGGAAATAGAAGGGTAAGACCTGTAGGTGAGCTTCTTGAAAATCAGGCAAGACTCGGTCTTGTCAGAATGAACAAGGCTTTCAGAGACAGAGTTGCCACAGTTGATATAGAAGATCCAAACCTGAAAGCGGCTGATATTGTAAATCCAAGATATGTGACAGGATCTATACTTGAGTTCCTTAAAGGTGGACAGCTTTCACAGTTTATGGATCAGGCAAACCCACTTGCTGAACTCACACATAAAAGAAGACTCTCCGCACTTGGTCCAGGTGGTTTAACAAGGGATAGCGCAAAGTTTGAGATCAGGGACGTTCATCCAACACATTACGGAAGGGTCTGTCCAATTGAAACACCTGAAGGTCAGAATATCGGTCTTATATCATCTATGACTGTTTACTCAACAATAAATGAGTTTGGATTTCTTGTTTCTCCATACAGAAAGGTGAAAAATGGAAAAGTGACAAATGAGATAGAGTATCTGGCAGCTTATGATGAAGAGAAGTATGTTATAGCACAGGCTAACGCTCCTGTTGATGATGAAGGAAACTTCCTCGCAGAGAGGGTTCTTGCAAGGGCAAAAGGTGATATACGTCTTGTTGATCCTAAGGAAGTTGATTATATGGACGTATCACCGAAACAGGTTGTTTCTGTTTCAGCATCACTGATCCCATTCCTTGAGCATGACGATGCTAACAGGGCTTTGATGGGATCAAACATGCAGCGTCAGGCCGTTCCACTTCTAAAAACAGAGTATCCTCTTGTTGGAACGGGAATGGAAAAGATCGTTGCTAAAAACAGTGGTGCTGCTGTCGTTGCAAAGAGAGGTGGTGTTGTTGAGTCCGTTTCAGGAAACAGAATAGTGATAAAGGTTAACCCTGAAGAGATAAATCAGGATGATCCACTTGATATAGGTCTTGATGTTTACGAGCTTATGAAGTTTAAAGGCTCAAACCAGGCAACATGTATGAACCAGAGACCACTTGTAAGAAGGGGTGATAAGGTTGAGGCAGGTGCTATTATAGCTGATGGAACTTCAACATACAGAGGAGAGCTTGCACTCGGAAAGAACGTTCTTGTTGCGTTTATGCCATGGAGAGGATACAACTTTGAGGATGCTATCGTAATATCTGAGAGACTTGTTAAAGATGATGTTTTCACATCCATTCATATAGAAGAGTTTGAGTGTGAGGCAAGGGAGACAAAACTTGGGTCTGAAGAGATAACAAGAAATATAGTTGGTGTTTCTGAAAAAGCTCTTGCAAACCTTGATGAACATGGAATTGTAAGGGTTGGTGCTTACGTAAAACCTGGAGATATACTTGTTGGAAAGGTTACACCAAAAGGTGAGACACAGCCTACACCTGAAGAGAAGCTTCTCCTTGCAATATTCGGTGAGAAAGCTTCTGAGGTAAAAGACTCTTCTCTAAGGGTTCCAGCAGGTGTTGAGGGTATCGTTATAGATGTCCAGGTTTTCGCTAGAAAGAAAACAGGCAAAAAAGAGGACAGATACCTAAAACAGCTTGCAGAGGAAGAGATAAACAGACTTGAGAAGGAGCTTGAGGAGAAGAAAAGATTTATTCAGGCTAGAAGGGATGAGCTTGTAAAAGAGCTTATAATAGGTCAGAAGGTTCCAAGGGATATTAAGGTTGCAGGTAAGGTTGTTGTTAAGAAAGGTGAGGAGATAACAGAAAAAACTGTAGATGCTATACTCAGATTTATCGTTGTAAACCCATCAGGATTCCTTTCAGATAAAAAGGTTGCTGAGGACGTTGAGAAGATCGTATCAAAGGCAAAACTTCAGATAGAGCTCTGGGAGAATATCTACGAGAAGCAGAAGGCTGCTGTCCAGAAAGGATCAGACCTGAAACCTGGTGTAAACGAGCTTGTTAAGGTCTATATAGCGCAGAAGAGAAAGATACAGGTCGGTGATAAGATGGCCGGAAGACACGGAAACAAAGGTGTTATATCCGTTGTTCTTCCAGAGGAAGATATGCCGTTTATGGAAGATGGAACTCCTGTTGATATAGTACTCAACCCACTTGGTGTTCCATCACGTATGAACGTTGGTCAGATACTTGAAACACACCTTGGACTCGCTGCTAAAAAGTTAGGACAGAAGCTTTACGAGGAGCTGAAAAAGCTAAACTCTAAAGAAGCTTTAATAGACAAGATAATAGAGTACTACGAGATAGCGAATGATACAGCTGGTGAGCTTGCACAGAAATACAGAGAGGAAGATATAAGGGAACTTAGAAGGTATCTTGAATCCCTTGATGATGAAACATTGAAGGCTATCATTAAGGATCTCGGTGAGATAGGTATCCCTGTTAGAACACCTGTTTTCGAGGGAGCTACAGAGGAAGATATAAAAACAATGCTCAGGAAAGCAGGCTTCAAAGAGACAGGTAAGATGAAGCTTATAGATGGTAGAACAGGTGAACCTTTTGATCTTGAGGTTACAGCCGGTTATATGTACATGCTCAAGCTTATTCATATGGTTGATGACAAGATACACGCAAGATCAACAGGACCTTACTCACTTATCACACAGCAGCCACTTGGTGGTAGAGCCCAGTTTGGTGGACAGAGATTCGGAGAGATGGAAGTCTGGGCACTTGAGGCTCACGGTGCGGCATACACACTACAGGAGATGCTCACAGTTAAGTCTGATGATATAGAAGGTAGAAAGAGGGTTTATGAGTCTATAGTAAAAGGTAGATATTACTACGATATAGGTGTTCCAGAATCATTTAAGGTTCTCGTTAGGGAGCTAAAAGCTCTTGCACTTGATGTCCAGTGTAATATGGAAGGTGGCGAAAAACAGGCCTGTGATCAGGTTGATATCGTTTCTAAAAGCAAGAAGAAAGAGCTTTAA
- the rplJ gene encoding 50S ribosomal protein L10, whose amino-acid sequence MSEAVMRRSVLKKQQLVEEIKEKIDKAKLMVIFDFTGIDANAMADFRKEIKKNNAEIKVIKNTILYRACNGTELYDKIDIFKGPSAVVFAYEDVVAAAKALKEFLKENEAAKVKAGLVEGSFVSAEGIDALASLPSREELLAQLFATMMAPVTNFVRVLNAVPQKAVMVLNAIKEEKEKQG is encoded by the coding sequence ATGTCAGAAGCAGTTATGAGAAGATCGGTATTAAAGAAACAACAGCTTGTTGAGGAGATAAAGGAAAAAATAGATAAAGCAAAACTTATGGTCATATTTGATTTTACAGGTATTGATGCAAATGCGATGGCAGATTTCAGGAAAGAGATAAAGAAGAACAACGCAGAGATAAAGGTTATAAAGAACACAATCCTTTACAGGGCTTGCAACGGAACAGAGCTTTATGATAAAATTGATATTTTCAAAGGGCCATCTGCTGTTGTGTTTGCATACGAGGATGTTGTTGCAGCTGCAAAAGCCTTAAAAGAGTTTTTAAAGGAAAATGAGGCAGCTAAGGTTAAAGCAGGTCTTGTTGAGGGAAGCTTTGTTTCTGCTGAAGGAATTGATGCTCTTGCTTCGCTACCAAGCAGAGAGGAGCTTCTTGCACAGCTGTTCGCTACTATGATGGCACCTGTAACAAACTTTGTACGTGTGCTTAACGCTGTACCACAGAAAGCTGTTATGGTACTTAACGCAATTAAAGAAGAGAAAGAAAAACAGGGATAA
- the rplL gene encoding 50S ribosomal protein L7/L12 — MATISKEEIKEAIKNMTVLELAELVKELEEEFGVSAAAMVAAAPAAGGAAAGAAAEEKTEFDVILQSPGDKKINVIKVVREITGLGLKEAKELVDSAPKAIKEGVSKEEAEQFKAKLEEAGATVEVK, encoded by the coding sequence ATGGCAACAATCTCAAAGGAAGAGATCAAAGAAGCTATTAAAAACATGACTGTTTTAGAGCTTGCTGAGCTCGTTAAAGAATTAGAGGAAGAGTTTGGAGTTTCTGCTGCTGCTATGGTAGCTGCTGCTCCAGCTGCAGGTGGTGCTGCTGCAGGTGCTGCTGCAGAGGAAAAAACTGAGTTTGATGTTATCCTCCAGAGCCCAGGAGATAAAAAGATCAACGTTATCAAAGTTGTTAGAGAGATCACAGGTCTTGGGCTTAAAGAAGCTAAAGAACTCGTTGATTCTGCTCCAAAAGCTATCAAAGAAGGTGTATCTAAGGAAGAAGCTGAACAGTTCAAAGCTAAACTTGAAGAGGCAGGTGCTACTGTCGAAGTTAAGTAA